ACCGGAACTCCGGCCGTCGCGGGCGGCATCACGGCCACGTACCCCGCCTGCGCGCGCCGGCGCTCGGCTTGCGGCCACATCACGATCAGGCCGCCGATCATCATCACGAATCCGCCGGTCCACACCCAGACGACGAGCGGGTTGAACGTGATGCGCAGCTCCGCGGTATTCGCGTCGCGAACGCCGGCCAGCGTGACGTAGGTGTCCAGCGCCGGCGTCGTGCGAATGCCAACGGCGGTGATCGGATTGAAGAGCGGATTTCCCTGGGCGTCGTGGTACGCGCGCTTCTCGCTTCGGATGACGCCGACCCGCTTCCCGTCGCGGTACGTGTCGAGTCCGACGCCGATCACCTGGGCGTCGCGCGGCTCCGACGTGGATACGCCCTGGCTCACGAAGCGCCACTTGTGACCATAGGGGTCGCTGGTCTCGTACGCCTCGCCGGTCTTCAGCGTGACGTCGTTCTCGCTCTTGAACGCGAGTCCGGCGAACGCCGCGAACAGCATCACGATGCCGGCGTGCACGATGTAGCCGCCGTATCGGCGCCGGTTCCGCGCGACGAGGTGATTGAACGCCGTGACCACCGATTCGCCGTGAATCGTTTGGCGCGCCCGCATTCCCTTGTAGAACTCCTGCACGATCGTGCCCATCACGAAACCGCACAGGATGTAGGCGACCAGCACGTTGGGCGCGCGCATTCCGAGCGCGAACAGCAAGGCGCCGGTGATCAGGCCGACCGAGGTCGGCGTCGCGAACTGCCGCTTGAGATTCGACACCGACGCCTTGCGCCACGCGATCAGCGGACCGATCCCCGTGAGCGCGAGCAGCAACAGACCAAGCGGTACGTTGACCGCGTTAAAGAACGGCGGGCCGACGGTGATCTTGTTCTGCGTCACCCACTCGGAGAGCACCGGGAAAACCGTTCCCCAAAAAATCGCGAATGCGATCCCGACGAGGAGCAGGTTGTTGTAGAGGAACGCCGCCTCGCGGCTGACCATGCTCTCGAGCTCGGCCTTGGCCTCCAGGTCGCGGAGTCGAGTCGCGACCAGATAGATCGTGACGCCCGCCGATAGCGCGAAGAACGTCAAGAACCACGGACCGACGGGCGACTGCGCGAACGAGTGCACGCTCTCGATCACGCCGCTTCGCGTCATGGTCGTGCCGAAAATCGCCAGCAAGAAACTCATCACGACCAGGACGACATTCCATTTGCGCAGCATGCCGCGCTTTTCCTGGATCATGATCGAATGCAGGAACGCCGTATTCGTGAGCCACGGCAGGAACGACGCGTTCTCGACAGGATCCCACGCCCAATATCCACCCCACCCGAGCTCGACGTACGCCCACCACATGCCGAGCACGATGCCGATGGTCAGGAAGAACCAGGACAGGAGCGTCCAGCGGCGGACGATGCCCAACCACTCCGCATCGAGCCGGCGCGAGAAGAGCGCCGCGATCGCGAAGGCGAATGGAATGGCCGTCGCCACGTACCCGAGGTAGAGGTTCGGGGGATGGATCGCCATTCCGGGGTTCTGCAGCTGCGGATTCATCCCGCGGCCGTCGAGCGGAATGAAATCGAGGCGCGTGAACGGGTTCGCCTTGAAGCAGGTCGTCGCGACGAAGAACAGGAGGATCGCCGAAATCGTCCCCGTCGCCCATGGGGTCAGCTCGGCGTTCCGGCGGCGGCTCGTCGCGATCGCGACCGTGCCGTACATCGATAGAATCAGCGACCAGAAAAGGAGCGACCCCGCCTGGCCGCTCCAGAACGCCGTGAAGATGTACACGCTCGGCATCGTGGAGCTGATGTGCCCCGCGACGTATTCACGTGAGAAGTCTTTCGTGAGCAGAGCAGTCCAGAGTCCGATCGACGCCAGCACGATCATCGCGAACGTCGCATACAGACCGCGGACGCCGCTGTCGGTGAGATCAGCGCGCCGCGTCGCACCACCGGCGAACGAGACAGTCGTCGACCACGCCGCCATGAGCAGCGCGACCCACAACGACAGCTCGCCGATCAGAATCACGCGCGTCCGGCCGTTTTCGGCTGGGCCGCCTTGTAACCCGGAGTCGCCCGATACTTCTCCGGCGCGTTCTCGTAGCGAGATGCGCACTTGGCGAGCAGCTCCGTCGCGTGGAAGGTGCCGTCGGTGCCCATCCTGCCGCCCACGACGACGTCCACGCTGTCGGTGAACGTGTCCGGCGCGATGCCGCGGTAGACGACGGGGATGGTCTGGCTGCCGTCGGTCACTCGGAACGCATACTCTTTCCCGCCCGCCGCGCGCTGCACGGATCCGGGAACGACGCGCGCCCCCACCTTCACGCCGACTTCGGTGAACGTGGGATCAGACTTGAGTTTGGCGGACAGCTCGGTGGGCGTCAGATAGTAAACGCCCGTCGAACGGATCGAGCTCGCCATCAGGTAGCCGGCGGTTCCGAGAACGATCGCGCCGCCGATCAGGAATTTCGTGCGTGGCTTCATCGTGAATGCATCGGTGCCGAGGCCTTCAATATAGTCGCCGGATCACGGCTTGGTTTGGTGCAGCAAGACGCCGGCCGCGGCCATGCCGAAGCCATCCCAGGTCAGGTCCTTGAAGCTCGGATCGCCGCCGGAATAGCGGTCGTAGACCTCCTTCCCGACGCTCACCCCCGCCGCGACGCCGATCGACGTATTCAGCGCCGGCGTCCGGTGCATCCCGGTAAGCCGCAGGGCGCTGAACGTTCCACTCTCGACGAAGGCCGCCATGAAGAAGTGCTTCACCTTGTCGGAACCGAACCAGCGGTCGGCCGCCCCGCCGGCCTGGTTCGGACCGCGATGCAGCGTGAACACTAGAAGCAAACCACGCATGACTCAGTCGCCTCCTCGTTTCCGATCCATGTCGTCGTGCGCCCACGCGATCGCCGTCCGCACCGCGCGCTCCCAACCGCCCACACGGTGATTCACTTCGGCCTGAGACATCCGAGGCGTGAAGATCGTGAAGCGCCGCGTCGCCAGAAACTCGTCGACGCCGTTCCAAACGCCGGCGGCGATCCCCGCCAAACCAGCGGCCCCGAGCGCAGTCGTCTCCACCATGTCCGGCCGCTCCACAGGAACGCCGAGCACGTCCGCCTGGAATTGCATCAACCAATCGTTCATCGTTGCGCCACCGTCCACGCGAAGCCGCGAGAAGTCGGCTGTTCCGCCGCTCGCATGATGCATCTCGGCCAGCACCTCCGCCGTGCTGTACGCCATTGCCTCGAGCGCGGCGCGTGCCAGGTGGGCGCGCGTCGTGCCGCGCGTGAGACCCACGATCGTGCCTCGTGCCTCGGACTCCCAGTGCGGCGCGCCGAGACCGGTCAGCGCCGGAACGAAGTACACGCCTTCCGTCGAGTCGACGGAACGCGCCAGCGTCTCCGTCTCGCGCGCGTCACGAATCACGCCGAGTCCGTCGCGCAGCCACTGAATCGCCGCTCCCGCGATGAAGATCGCCGCCTCGAGCGCGTACACCGGAAGGCCCCGCGCGTCGCAGGCGATCGTAGTGAGGAGACCACCGCGCCCGCCCTCCGGGCGCTCGGTTCCCGCGTTGAGCAGCAGAAAGGCGCCGGTGCCGTACGTGTTCTTGCCGCTGCCGCGCTCGGTGCAACCCTGGCCGAAGAGCGCGGCCTGTTGATCGCCCGCGACGCCAAGAATGGGCGCTTCGATTCCGAGTCCCTCGCGCGTGGCGAGACCAAAGTCGCCGGATGACGGTCGCACTTGCGGCAGCGCCTCTCTCGGCACACCGAAGATCGCGCACAAGTCGTCGTTCCACGCTCTCGAATCGATGTCGAACAGCATCGTCCGCGACGCGTTCGTCGGATCGGTCGCGTGAACGGCGCCTCCCGTCAGCCGCGAGATGAGCCAGCTGTCGATCGTGCCGACCGCCAAATCGCCAAGGCGATAGCGGTCGAGCAACCGCTCGTGATCGAGAAGCCACTCGATCTTCGTGGCCGAGAAGTAGGGGTCCGGCACCAGGCCCGTGTGCTGCATGATCCAGTCGGCGCGAGGGGCCAGCTCGCGGCATCGCGCCGCCGTGCGTCGGTCCTGCCACACGATGGCACGATGCACCGGACGCCCCGAGTCGCGCTCCCAGATCACGACCGTCTCGCGTTGGTTCGTGATGCCTATCGCATCGGGCCGAACCGCCGCCGCATCGACGGCGTCACGCGCCGCTGCTTGGACGCATTCGAGAATCTCGTTCGCGTCGTGCTCCACGAAACCAGCCGCCGGGAAATACTGCGGCACTTCGCGATAGCCGCGGCCGGCCACCTTGCCGTCCGCGCCGATGACAAGGCAAGTGACGCCCGTGGTGCCGGCGTCGATCGCGAGCACGTGCTTCACGGAGCGCTCAGAGAGAAATCGTACGGCGGCCGGTGGACCCCGCGGTCGCTGACGATGGCCGAGATGAGCTCCGCTGGCGTGACGTCGAAGGCCGGGTTGTAGACGGGCACGTTCACCGGTGCCGTTTGCGCGCCCAAAACGCGGCGCAGCTCGTCGGCCGATCGTTGCTCGATGAGAATCTCGTCGCCGCGCGGAGTCATCGGATCGAACGTGCTGCTCGGCGCCGCGACGTAGAATGGCACGGAATGGCGGCAGGCGGCGATCGCCAGCGGATATGTTCCTACCTTGTTCGCGACGTCGCCGTTCGTCGCGATGCGATCCGCCCCGACGATGCAGAGGTCCACCTCGCCGTCGCGCAGCAGCGAGGCCGCCGCACCGTCGGCGAGCACCGTGACGGGAACGCCCGCGCGCTGAAGCTCCCACGCCGTGAGACGGCTGCCTTGGAGCAGCGGGCGCGTCTCGTCGGCGTAGACTTCGATGCGCTTCCCGGACTCGACCGCGACGTACACCGCGGCGAGCGCCGTCCCGATTCCGCCGGTCGCGAGCGCGCCTGTGTTGCAGTGCGTGAGCACGCGTGCACCGTCCGCCATGAGCGTCGCGCCGTGTTCGCCGATGCGCCGGCACATGGCGCGGTCCTCGTCGAGGATCTTGGTCGCTTCGTCACGGAGGGTGTCACGCATCGCTGCACCGTCGTCGCGGTGGCGCAGACCAGCCTGCATCACACGGTCGAGCGCCCGCGCCAGGTTCACCGCCGTTGGCCGCGTTCCTCGAAGCCGCCCGTCGGCGTCGGCGAGAACCAGCCCGACGTCACCACGCGCCCCGGCCGGAATGGACATCGCCAGCCCCATCGCCGCGGCGATGCCGATCGCGGGCGCACCCCGAACCGCGAGCGTATTGATCGCCTCGCACACCTCGTCGACCGACCGCAGCACGCGATACACTTCGCGTTCCGGAAGAAGGCGCTGGTCGAGGATGCGAACACCGTCGCCATCGTCCGCCCACGTCACGGCCTCGATCGGTTGCATGGTCCAAAAACGTAGGTTCGCCGTGCGGCCGGCGTAACCGGTTTCCTTTAGATTCCGCGCCATGTCTTACGAGACGATCACGCTCAACGTCGCGGACCGGATCGCGATGGTCACCGTCAACCGGCCGGACAAACTCAACGCGCTGAACAACAAAGTCATCTCCGAGCTGGGCGACGCGATCGATGCGCTGCGCGGCGATCGTGACGTGGGCGGGATCGTTCTCACCGGGGCCGGCCGCGCGTTCGTCGCCGGAGCGGACATCTCGGAGCTCGAGCAGGTCGCCGGCGGCTCGGCCGAGGCACTGGCGAAGCGCGGCCAGTCCGTATTCAACCGTTTCGAGACGTCGCCGAAGCCGACCATCGCCGCCGTGAATGGTTTCGCCCTCGGCGGCGGCTGCGAGCTCGCCATGGCGTGTCACGTTCGCATCGCGTCGGAGAACGCGAAATTCGGACAGCCCGAGGTGAAGCTCGGCCTCATCCCGGGGTATGGCGGCACGCAGCGTCTTCCGCGCCTCGTCGGCAAAGGCCGCGCGCTACAACTGCTGCTCACCGGCGAGATGATCGACGCGCAGGAAGCGCTTCGCATTGGTCTCGTGAACCGTGTGGTCGCCGCGGACGAGCTGCTCCCGGCCGCGAACGCGATGATGCGGGCGATGCTGACCAATGCGCCGCTCGCGCTCGCGGCGTGCGTGAACGTAGTCAACGACGGCGCGGACTCTTCGCTCGATGCCGCGCTCGCGCTCGAGGCGTCGGCATTCGGGGAACTGGGCGTGACGGACGACAAGCGCGAGGGGACGCGCGCGTTCCTCGAGAAGCGGGCCGCGAAGTTCAGCGGCGCGTGAACGCCGAGCGGGGGGGGGCGGCTCGACTCGCACGCCTCGTCGTTCGCGATTTCAGAAATCTCGCGCATGTCGAGCTGGCCCCGCCGAGTGCGGGTTGGGTCGTGGTGGGCGAGAACGGCCAGGGAAAGACGAATCTCCTCGAGGCGATTCACTACTTGCAGCTGTTGCGATCGTCGCGCGGCGCTCGCGACGCGGATGTGGTGCGCTTCGGCGCCGACGCGTTTCACATCGCGGCGCACGTCGACACGGACGGCAGCTGTCACGAGGTCTCGGTGGGCTTCGAGCGCGCCGGCCACCGAAAGCGTGCGCGTCTCGACGGCGCCGTGCCCGAGCGGTTGAGCGATGCACTCGGCGCGCTTCCGTCGGTCATGTTCGCGCCGGACGACGTTTCGCTGGTCACCGGCTCCCCCGCCGAGCGACGCCGTTTTCTCGACGTGATGCTGGCGGTCACGAATCATTCGTATCTGGTCGCGCTGCAGCAGTACCGCGCGGCCCTCCTGCGCCGAAACGCCGCGTTGCGCTCGGCGATGCTGACCGGCGGGAGAGACGCCGACGCCATTGGCGTGTGGGAGCCGGCCCTCGCCGAATACGGCGCGGCCCTGTGGCGCCAGCGACGGTCGTGGGTGGCGTCGATGGAGGACCGGCTCGAGGAGGTTTGTCGGGAAATCGGCGAGGGAGGCCGGGTTCGGATGCGCTACGCGAGCGCGCTCGCGGCGGCGGATGATCCGCGCTTCGCGCTGGCTCGCGCGCTCGAGGAAAAGCGGGCGTCGGATCTGCGGCGAGGACTCACGCACGTGGGCCCGCATCGCGACGATCTGGTCGTCACGCTCGAGGGGCGAGATCTCCGCGTGTTCGGATCGGCGGGACAACAGCGCACGGCGGCGATCGCGCTGCGCATGCTCGAAGCGGCCACGGTGACGGAACGGCGAGGATTCGCGCCGATGTTCCTGCTCGACGACCCGTTCGCCGAGTTGGACGCCCGCCGGTCGGCCCGAATTCTGTCGTTGTTGGAGCGCGAAGGCATGGGCGGGGCTGGAGGGGGTGCGGGTGGCCAAACCGTGCTCGCGGTGCCGCGCGACAGCGACATTCCGGCTGAGCTCACGCGCCTCGAGCGCTTTCGGATCGCGGGCGGCGTATTGACGCATACGGGCGCCGCGTGAGAAGGTGAGCTCATGAGCAATCGGGGCGGCGGGCGCGGCGGGCGCGGCGGGCGCGGCGCGGGCAGCGGCGACGGAAAGAAAAAGCGCCCGGAAACGGTCGGGTCCATCATCGCCGGCGTGCTCGGCCAACGAGGGCTGGCCGATCGCGTGAAGCAGGCGGCGATCATTCCGGAATGGGCGTCGTTGGTCGGAGCCCAGATCGCAAAGGTGACGACGCCGGAGTCGATCACGGTGAATGGAACGCTCTTCGTGCGAGTGACGACAAACGCGTGGATGAACGAGTTGTCGATGCTCGAGCCGGAGCTGTTGCGGTCGCTGAACGCGAACCGGGATCGGCCGCCGGTGCGCCGGATTCGCTGGATGCTGGGTCCGGTTGACAAGGCCCGATAACGCGTTGCGAATCAAAAGGTTGGCTGGCTCGAAGCCCGTTGCGCCGATGGCCGATCGCAGCTATTTTTTACAGGTTGGGCTCGGGCCGATCTTCGGTATTTGTACGGGGCGCTTTTTCCAGGGGAATCATGGGCACAAGAGGCGAGATCGATTCGGCCGGCGCGAAGTACGACGCGGGCCAAATCCAAGTACTCAAAGGTCTCGACGCGGTGCGGAAGCGCCCCGGCATGTACATCGGCTCGACGTCGGAGCGCGGGCTGCACCATCTCGTCTACGAGGTCGTCGACAACTCGATCGACGAAGCGCTCGTCGGATACGCGGACGACATCCGCGTCGCGATTCACGCTGACAACTCGATCACGGTCGAGGACAACGGCCGGGGCATTCCCGTCGATGTCCATCCGACGGAGAAAATCCCTGGACTCGAGCTGGCGATGACGGTGCTGCACGCCGGCGGCAAGTTCGACAAGAACACGTACAAGGTGTCGGGCGGTCTTCACGGCGTCGGGGTATCCGTCGTCAACGCGCTGTCGGAAAACGTGAAAGTGTGGGTGAAGCGCGCCGGCAAAGAGCACTACATGGACTTCGCCCGCGGCAAGACGACGACCAAGCTCAAGGCGCTGCGCGACGTGCCGAAGAACGAGACGGGCACCAAGACCTGGTTCAAGCCCGACGCGCAGATCTTCACGGATCTCATCTACCGCTACGACACGCTGGCGATGCGTCTTCGCGAGCTGTCGTTCCTCAACAAGGGCGTGATGATCACGCTCACGGACGAGCGTCCGGGACAGGAGAAGGCCGACACCTTCCACGCCAAGGGCGGGCTCAAGGAGTTCGTGCAGCACCTCAACGCGCAGCGCAGGGCGTTGCACCAGGAAGTGATCTATGTCGAGACGACGCGCGACGACGTCGGCATCGAGCTGGCCATGCAGTACAACGACGGCTACAACGAGAACGTCTTCTCCTTCGTCAACAACATCAACACGCACGAAGGGGGCACGCACCTGACCGGCTTCAAGGCGGCGCTCACGCGCGTGATCAACAACTACGCGCAGAAAGGCAACTTCCTGAAGAAGGCGGACTTCACGCTCTCCGGCGACGACGTGCGTGAAGGCCTCACGGCCGTCCTCTCGGTCAAGGTGCGCGAACCGCAGTTCGAGGGGCAGACGAAGACGAAGCTCGGCAACTCCGAAGTCGAGTCGGCGGTCAAGACGCTCGTCAACGAGTGGCTCGCGGCCTACCTCGACGAGCATCCGCGCACGGCGAACATCGTCGTCGAGAAAGCGGTGTCGGCGGCGCGCGCGCGTGAAGCGGCCCGCAAGGCGCGCGACCTCACGCGGCGCAAGTCGGCGCTCGACGTCGGCAACCTTCCCGGCAAGCTGGCCGACT
The Gemmatimonadaceae bacterium genome window above contains:
- a CDS encoding heme lyase CcmF/NrfE family subunit, giving the protein MILIGELSLWVALLMAAWSTTVSFAGGATRRADLTDSGVRGLYATFAMIVLASIGLWTALLTKDFSREYVAGHISSTMPSVYIFTAFWSGQAGSLLFWSLILSMYGTVAIATSRRRNAELTPWATGTISAILLFFVATTCFKANPFTRLDFIPLDGRGMNPQLQNPGMAIHPPNLYLGYVATAIPFAFAIAALFSRRLDAEWLGIVRRWTLLSWFFLTIGIVLGMWWAYVELGWGGYWAWDPVENASFLPWLTNTAFLHSIMIQEKRGMLRKWNVVLVVMSFLLAIFGTTMTRSGVIESVHSFAQSPVGPWFLTFFALSAGVTIYLVATRLRDLEAKAELESMVSREAAFLYNNLLLVGIAFAIFWGTVFPVLSEWVTQNKITVGPPFFNAVNVPLGLLLLALTGIGPLIAWRKASVSNLKRQFATPTSVGLITGALLFALGMRAPNVLVAYILCGFVMGTIVQEFYKGMRARQTIHGESVVTAFNHLVARNRRRYGGYIVHAGIVMLFAAFAGLAFKSENDVTLKTGEAYETSDPYGHKWRFVSQGVSTSEPRDAQVIGVGLDTYRDGKRVGVIRSEKRAYHDAQGNPLFNPITAVGIRTTPALDTYVTLAGVRDANTAELRITFNPLVVWVWTGGFVMMIGGLIVMWPQAERRRAQAGYVAVMPPATAGVPVGT
- a CDS encoding cytochrome c maturation protein CcmE, with translation MKPRTKFLIGGAIVLGTAGYLMASSIRSTGVYYLTPTELSAKLKSDPTFTEVGVKVGARVVPGSVQRAAGGKEYAFRVTDGSQTIPVVYRGIAPDTFTDSVDVVVGGRMGTDGTFHATELLAKCASRYENAPEKYRATPGYKAAQPKTAGRA
- the glpK gene encoding glycerol kinase GlpK, with protein sequence MKHVLAIDAGTTGVTCLVIGADGKVAGRGYREVPQYFPAAGFVEHDANEILECVQAAARDAVDAAAVRPDAIGITNQRETVVIWERDSGRPVHRAIVWQDRRTAARCRELAPRADWIMQHTGLVPDPYFSATKIEWLLDHERLLDRYRLGDLAVGTIDSWLISRLTGGAVHATDPTNASRTMLFDIDSRAWNDDLCAIFGVPREALPQVRPSSGDFGLATREGLGIEAPILGVAGDQQAALFGQGCTERGSGKNTYGTGAFLLLNAGTERPEGGRGGLLTTIACDARGLPVYALEAAIFIAGAAIQWLRDGLGVIRDARETETLARSVDSTEGVYFVPALTGLGAPHWESEARGTIVGLTRGTTRAHLARAALEAMAYSTAEVLAEMHHASGGTADFSRLRVDGGATMNDWLMQFQADVLGVPVERPDMVETTALGAAGLAGIAAGVWNGVDEFLATRRFTIFTPRMSQAEVNHRVGGWERAVRTAIAWAHDDMDRKRGGD
- the mtnA gene encoding S-methyl-5-thioribose-1-phosphate isomerase, with amino-acid sequence MQPIEAVTWADDGDGVRILDQRLLPEREVYRVLRSVDEVCEAINTLAVRGAPAIGIAAAMGLAMSIPAGARGDVGLVLADADGRLRGTRPTAVNLARALDRVMQAGLRHRDDGAAMRDTLRDEATKILDEDRAMCRRIGEHGATLMADGARVLTHCNTGALATGGIGTALAAVYVAVESGKRIEVYADETRPLLQGSRLTAWELQRAGVPVTVLADGAAASLLRDGEVDLCIVGADRIATNGDVANKVGTYPLAIAACRHSVPFYVAAPSSTFDPMTPRGDEILIEQRSADELRRVLGAQTAPVNVPVYNPAFDVTPAELISAIVSDRGVHRPPYDFSLSAP
- a CDS encoding enoyl-CoA hydratase-related protein: MSYETITLNVADRIAMVTVNRPDKLNALNNKVISELGDAIDALRGDRDVGGIVLTGAGRAFVAGADISELEQVAGGSAEALAKRGQSVFNRFETSPKPTIAAVNGFALGGGCELAMACHVRIASENAKFGQPEVKLGLIPGYGGTQRLPRLVGKGRALQLLLTGEMIDAQEALRIGLVNRVVAADELLPAANAMMRAMLTNAPLALAACVNVVNDGADSSLDAALALEASAFGELGVTDDKREGTRAFLEKRAAKFSGA
- the recF gene encoding DNA replication and repair protein RecF (All proteins in this family for which functions are known are DNA-binding proteins that assist the filamentation of RecA onto DNA for the initiation of recombination or recombinational repair.); its protein translation is MNAERGGAARLARLVVRDFRNLAHVELAPPSAGWVVVGENGQGKTNLLEAIHYLQLLRSSRGARDADVVRFGADAFHIAAHVDTDGSCHEVSVGFERAGHRKRARLDGAVPERLSDALGALPSVMFAPDDVSLVTGSPAERRRFLDVMLAVTNHSYLVALQQYRAALLRRNAALRSAMLTGGRDADAIGVWEPALAEYGAALWRQRRSWVASMEDRLEEVCREIGEGGRVRMRYASALAAADDPRFALARALEEKRASDLRRGLTHVGPHRDDLVVTLEGRDLRVFGSAGQQRTAAIALRMLEAATVTERRGFAPMFLLDDPFAELDARRSARILSLLEREGMGGAGGGAGGQTVLAVPRDSDIPAELTRLERFRIAGGVLTHTGAA
- a CDS encoding DUF721 domain-containing protein; amino-acid sequence: MSNRGGGRGGRGGRGAGSGDGKKKRPETVGSIIAGVLGQRGLADRVKQAAIIPEWASLVGAQIAKVTTPESITVNGTLFVRVTTNAWMNELSMLEPELLRSLNANRDRPPVRRIRWMLGPVDKAR
- the gyrB gene encoding DNA topoisomerase (ATP-hydrolyzing) subunit B, coding for MGTRGEIDSAGAKYDAGQIQVLKGLDAVRKRPGMYIGSTSERGLHHLVYEVVDNSIDEALVGYADDIRVAIHADNSITVEDNGRGIPVDVHPTEKIPGLELAMTVLHAGGKFDKNTYKVSGGLHGVGVSVVNALSENVKVWVKRAGKEHYMDFARGKTTTKLKALRDVPKNETGTKTWFKPDAQIFTDLIYRYDTLAMRLRELSFLNKGVMITLTDERPGQEKADTFHAKGGLKEFVQHLNAQRRALHQEVIYVETTRDDVGIELAMQYNDGYNENVFSFVNNINTHEGGTHLTGFKAALTRVINNYAQKGNFLKKADFTLSGDDVREGLTAVLSVKVREPQFEGQTKTKLGNSEVESAVKTLVNEWLAAYLDEHPRTANIVVEKAVSAARAREAARKARDLTRRKSALDVGNLPGKLADCSLTDPALCELYLVEGDSAGGSAKQGRKREFQAILPLRGKIINVEKARIDKVLSNEEIRTIITAIGSGIKEEFELDNARYHKIIIMTDADVDGAHIRTLLLTFFFRQMPELIEAGYVYIAQPPLYRVAKGKEEYYAYDEQEREEISTRLGNGDGKSNLNVQRYKGLGEMNPDQLWNTTMDPERRTLLKVSVDEATIASQLFETLMGDEVEPRRIFIENNAQFV